The genome window TTCAAGATCTAAGTTTTGATATTGCTTTCTACATTCTTCTTCAATATGAACATGACTTGCCAAAGCTTGAagaaatattttctctttcttatGTCTATAATGGAGGATACAACAAGCATTTAATCtatattcatattatatttGCTTAAACTGATTTAACAATTTTTCAGTATCACGAAGTATTTCATAATAGAACAACCATCAATGATGTGATAATTATTGATATGACTAAAaggaaatttcttacttgtagcATCTACGGTCATGTACCTTGtctccaatttgtcccataGTTCCTTACCGGTGATTTCGTTCTGGTAGGTGTTGAACAAACCATcgaataaaccatttaatatgtGAATTATGCACATGTAATCAACATTATCTCATTTTTGCCTTTCTCGATTTGTGtaaacattcattttcattcttttttgatCTAAGAGTTTCCAAAACATAAACAATCTTCAAAATTGATAGTAAAAAGTGAATCTTTTTCAGTCATCGTTGAAATTTGTCACCATCAAACCGATTAAACTTGACAAAATTCAAAGAACTTTAAAATTGATCGATTCTAGttctattcaaaaaaattttaatagcttCTAGTATCCAAAACATCTTCTACCGGTTTGTTTGTATCGCGTGAGTTGGTCAATTCtataaaaaccaataaaaatgaaaatccaaaaaaatatatttagaagctactaaaatcttttttaaaaattttttaatcaataaagTATATGTTTAGTCCGTctgtcattttgaatttttttttaactaatttttctgaaattttaaaaacaatctTAATGATTAGTAATTTATAGAAACAAGAACTGCAACCAATTCCACCTTCGGtccaattcaatttttctaCCATTAACGATGTCAACTCTCTTAACCAGGCCAGCCTGCTGCATGCTGCCACTTCGCATGTTTGGCTACGGTTTATTTGATTGAGCAAAGGCAGTGGGTGACCCCATGGAACGGTCGACCTAGGCGGTTCTTTGCATGTATTTTAGTGCAACTGTACTGCGCTTTTGCGATTTGCATGCATTCGTAATAATTCTAAACTTTGACAGATATTATGTTCCCTTACGGTTACTAACATATTAAGATTATAACAAGTACACGGAACCATTGAACAAAAAAGCAAGTACAGGGGATCAGACATGAAGAGTTAGCTGCTCCTCCTCCTCTGCATCATACTTCTTACACGTTGCAGCACACGaacaaattcattaaacaaagAGAAGTCAAAACCTGGCAGTGTATCCTCTTCTGTACTCTTCATGTTTGAGTTTTGACAAATTACGAAGTCAATACTACCTAACTTATCTATCAAGCTCTCCAGTCTTTTACTTGTTAGCTTCTGGATGTCTTCTATGATCACCAACTCACCAGTTTGTCCCGTGTTTTGCCACCAATTCAGAAGAATCTTTTGCTTAGCTTCCGAAGTCTCTACAGCCACAACACCTTTTAAGTGAATGCCAAGCCGATGTAGAGAAATTGCAGCCCCACCAATGCCACTGAAAACAGATAACATTGTTAACCCTCCAGGATAAATTGGCTTCAATACTGAGAGATGATAACCCAAAGTGTCGGTTTGGAAAGATTGCTGGAGTAGGTGTAGCCTCTGAGTCAAGTCATTCTCCAAAGGTCGAGTGTGGTCCGATGGGTAGCCTAGTATGCGCTCCCAATGTTCAGGCTGCGCAAGGCAAAGCTTGTTTAGACCAACCCATATGAGATTTGATATTTGGCATTGACGAAgaatatatttttgttgatcCGATGAGAGTAATCCTCGAGAATCAGCTAACATGTTCCCAAGCCTAGCACACAGCTTTGATGCTCCTAGAACTTCAGACCCCATGCAATTCAATTGTTTCCTTGGATCCCAAGATGGCCACCACTTCTTTGTATTTGGTATTGCATCCTGTATGGTCAATGGTGACTTCGGAAGGATGTGAAACCTATTTTCAGCGGGAAGATTGTGTACATAGCcttcatttctattaaaagcCGAGAAAGACTGAGTGTTCACAAATTCAGGCTCAATCCCGTATAAGAACTGAGAAATCTTGACCCAACCGTCGTAAGGCAAGTTGACAACATTTCCATACAAAAAATATGGCGGTTTTGCTACCACCTTGTTCACACTCTTGCATGAATTGGATTTGACAGGTCTGGGTACTTCGAAACTAGGAATAACATTAGGGTCTATTTTCTCTTCAAGCCATGGTGGATCAATGAAAGAACTTGCATTACCTACATGGTCTTGCTTTGGCTTTTTCCCTTCGAGTTTTTTCTCATTAAGAGATTGCTTCATCTGAGGATTAGAAACAGGGATGCCATCAAGACTCTCTTCTTTTGGTCGTTTCCCTTTGGAAGAAGATTCCCCGAGGTTGATATTTCCTGACTGAGGAACAGGAGTTGTACTGCAATCCTCAGTTTTAATATCTTCTCTCTCATTCACATTATGTATCAACCCACTGCCTGAAGCTGCTGATTTTAACTGCAATGACAATGTAAAAGTAACTTGACTATGAAAACTGCCTATAATATGGCAGAAGAAAAATAAgttattaagaataaataaagaGCAAAATGTAAACAACTTCTGCATAGtactttcctttcttttgaGAACTTCAATGAATGCAGAACAACTCGTATTATGCACCGAAAATGGAGCATATCAACTAATAAATTCAACATCAAACGCTACAGTGcacaaacctttttactttcaATATAGCTACGAGAAAGATGACCAGTGAACATTGCATCTGCAAGCTCTGTGATTGGAACATCGGAACCTGCAAtttcaaaacaatttaaataaacacAGATTGTCCTAGACTTCATTACTGTTAAAACTCTAAAGAGCATCTCAGAAAAGCTTGTCTTGCAATTACGAACTACTTAAATAAGTAATTGGGACGACAAAATACGAAATGCATTTTTTATCTCAAACTAGCTACAGGAAATGATACTCTACAGATCTAAGCAACATAACCAGCTGAGGATTAAGAATATAGAGTGTGCTTTATACATTTATGAAAACTAGATGCCAAATGGCATTCATTATCACTCAAAAAATGTTGTCAGAATAACAACTCACCGAACTTCTCGATTGCTATTGAAACCTCATTCTCTGAGAAACCCATCTCAAGCAAGGAAAGTGTCTTCTCCATAGTCCCAAACAGTGTTTCATTAGTAGCATTCTGGTGATCATATGGTCAAGTTATTTGCTATTCGTGAAATGCAGTGAAACAATAAAAACCGCAATTTAGTTTACtcaaaacaatatattaaatatattcatGCTACCAGGAATggtatatacaaaatatataagacCATCACCAATTTCATTCACGGTTTGAACTGGTGAAATGAAAAACTAGATAACAAAAATTGTAACAAGAAAACACCCCAGACAAATTAGTataactaaaatgataattaaaaacCTGATCGTTTTCTTCCTCACAGCTAAGTGAATCTTCTGATTCCTCCTCAAGTTTTTCTGCTATTTGAGCAGCGGTAATGAAGTCCACTAATTCATTTATTGGAGCATCTTCACCTGAAAATGGAAATGGCGAAAAAAGGACAACCTATATAAATAAACCTCAAATAAAGTGTCTTATTCACTCTTCTCCTTTATTGAAGTTCCGAAAAGAGAtacgaggaaaagaaaataatgtgtTGAATGACAGCAGTGATTGAACCCAAGGTGCAAAAACGTAAATAGAAAAAAGAGCATTTGAGAGTAAAAGGTAATATGCTTATAGAAAATTTCTACAAACCAAGCTTGTCCAATGCAAATTCAACTTCATCTACAGAAAAATTCATCATTAGTAAAGATGCTCTTTTGTCAATAAGATCTTCATCAAATACATCTACATCTGGCTcctgaaataaaatttaaaaagaaaggcaaaaaggaagagaaaagaTGGCAGGTAAGATATATTGTTTAAGTTTAACAGAAAAGCATATGAAGTACAAGTTCTATTAAAGGTTGACACACACAGCACCGAGAAAACTTGGGCATTGagcaattattaaaatatccaAACCCACTAATATATGTAAGAGGGAAGAGGGAAAGAATCTGGCTCCACAAGGGCACAAAAGACAGAAGGGGAAAGAATTAGTCCCAACCAAAGGGATCATAGCAAATTCATAATCTGGTCTTGCTCTCAAAGCCAATTGTTGCCTCACCTATGAATTTCacaaatatcccaaaataataattttttggaacATTTTATACTGAAGAGTCTCAATTGGATAGATTTACTATTGTCTACAAAGCCAGAAACTTCAAAGTTCCATAGATATCTACTCAAATAATCTCATGAAATAGAGTAATTAGTATCATTCCTATCACGATGCTCAGGTCTacctctttctttcttttcatctttaACACTATATAAGAAAAGGGGAGCGGAGGTAACATGATCGATTCCAATCTATGGAATAAGACTAACTAGATAAGTATTGAACAAAGAACTATAAGCAACAATGAGTAAAATGCCCAAGACGAGGAATAAGGACCTATTTAGTCCAACAGGAAATATAAGAAGATCAATTAGCAGCAAGTTACCTCTTTTGGTTGTATATAATTGGCAATTTGTGGATAATTGCTTGCATCCTTGTCAACAAACAAGCTATTGAGATAACCTGATGACTGAGAATTTGCCTTTTGAGTATCCTATTTCATTCCAATGGAAGGCCACATATAGCTGTTAAGAGTTTGCATCTTAAAGAACAAAAGAAGTTCATTTCACTTGAAACTGCAAATTAGCCACTAGCAACATGGTTGAGCTCATGATGCCATATGCTTCTCAGTTCTCAGCATTCACAAACAACAAAGGAACTGTGAGAGAGAGAACGACGAGGATGAAGAAAGATATTCACAGAGACCCCTAAAAGGTTTAGTTATACCAAAAAGAAATTCACACATTGAACTGAAACAAAGTAGAGTGTATCTTTGATAAGTTCTTCTCTAATGCCAAATGAAAATCTGACAGTTTACAGTATAGTGTCTTTTACTTACAGAATATTCAGTAAGAGTCTCCAGTAACAGGTCAGCATCGTCTTCACCTGGTTAAAGAGAAGATGCTTATAAGAAATAAACACTATCATTTCTAATAAACTAGAAAGAAATTAGTGGATTTTCCTTTCTCTCCAATGATACTTTATGATATAAATATCACACATTTAATGTCTCCCAACCATTCTCACTAAAGCTCAAATAGGATAATTGTTTATGCATTACATACCCTTTTCTTGAATGACTTTATCAACGAGAGCTGGTAAAAATCCCATCCCAATGAAAAATGACCTCACATTGCTTCCTGATGAACTTGCAACATTGTCCTGAAATCAAATAACAGAAGAGAGGCGAAATAGAAGTTTCAGACATAAAGGGAATCTAAGAGAATGTAAAGAACCCTGCTAAATTTAAGCCCATTTTACCTACCTACCAACAAAAACATCCATTACAGTAAACTCAGAACTTAAGATATTGAAAGTAAACTGTAGGGAGAGGTACCATAAAATGAAGAGGGGAGAAATCTTTATGTTACCCTAAGTAACAGAGATTACAAGGAAATTACTATTAAAAAGGAGAGTCAAAGTGGTATCATACCCCAACATGCTGGGAGTAGAGTGCATCCTCAGGGAAATCAAAATCCAACATTTCAGGCTTCGGCACTATCGGGGTTTTCCCTTCCTGAGAGGAACTTTTCCCATTCATATATCTCGACATGGCGATGACTCCTTTAACAGAATAGAACTATGGGTATCGATCAAATGCTGCTAAGAAGTACATGCAGTTGTAGATCAGCCTTCAAAATAATTAGGGAAAAAAGAGGAGCAAATCAATCATGTTTATGCAATACAAGAACTACTAGTGTATCGAATTTtcctctttttaaaaaattgaaaaaaagaagaagcaaaaccTCGTAGCAAATGGTTTCAAAGAGACGAACTTAgctgaaaaaaaggaaagagggTAAAAGCAAAAGATGACTGATGAGATGAAGTTCAGTTCCACTATAGCTGAACCGATGGCCGGGAAAAGAAGAGCGGCCTGCGGTGAAGGAGGAGAAGgaacataaaaatacaaattttaaaagaaagggCGTAAATACGAgagaattaatattaattaggaAATTAGGGGTTTTTTAAAgtcattttttaaaagagaaacTGAAAACGAGCATTGGAAAAAACGTTTTTGTATTTCGGGTTTGATTCGTcttctaattatatttttcttttttatttatgttatttcatttttaatattttaaataaatatattttttatttcatttttaattaataattcaataaatatgcaattatatataaatttatatattattatgttaaaatattttaattaataattttgttatttatataaataaattaataattatatagttatataataaaatatatcattttatatttatcattgtgttaaatatatttattttataaaatatttatttatataataaaaaactgCCTAATTTGCCAATTAACTTGAAAAAGGACATTTTCTGCTAATGCTACGGAATTGTAAGGgttaaatcttaatttaattttttttcaacttcaaatcttaaatggttaaaattgtcaaaatccctgtacttttcaaaaactagaaatttagtctttatatttttcaaatttcaaaattaaacttcaattgttaacactattaaattctttttgttaaatttattgttgtgacatttttaaaaaacttacttagtagccatgtaattaaaaataaaaactttgtacttaaatttaacaaaatgatttaaaaatgttaaaattagatctaattttaaataaatccgttaaataaaagtaaaagaactaaattttaattttaaaagtataataacTCCTATCACATTTTAAccacgttaaatttatttagGCTTGTTTGTTGGGTCTAAAGTAAATATATCACatattctaataattatactCTCTTATATTcatataatacatataatattacAAAGTCTAGTTGCAAAGTCTATATGCCACgtgaattatttatattttaaattaattaatattttaatttttatgattagtTAAAAAACTTATcgatacaaaaatattattttcatcatttatctTATCTTATCTTTTATTAgtctaaaaattttgataaaaatttattgtGTCATTTATcttcaatataattttttaattttttaataaaataagaaatacatataattataaaatttaaaaagttaattttaatcccacattaaataaaaaaacactcTCATGGTtcacttttataaataagtgtCAATTAGAGTTGTTTATGGGTCAGGTCACCTAGTCTGACTCGAAAAATGAGAgggtttaggtaaaatataggtctaaaaaatagatttgggtaaaaaaaggcccgtttagaaaatgagttAGGCCTCGAGTAAGATTTTTTGGCTCATGTCCAACTCGCCTcaaatttgcaataaaaaaaaCCCTGCTATTTTGCTGTGGTTTTTTCATGTTTTGCTATGGTTTTTCCACTTTTTGCCattattttgctactatttcagtattatgttgctactattttattgttaatttttggatattatatatcacttgttttattgttagttttgctactattttaaagGTATTTGTTTGTTAAGATGCActtatcttagta of Gossypium raimondii isolate GPD5lz chromosome 3, ASM2569854v1, whole genome shotgun sequence contains these proteins:
- the LOC105796945 gene encoding probable inactive DNA (cytosine-5)-methyltransferase DRM3, which codes for MSRYMNGKSSSQEGKTPIVPKPEMLDFDFPEDALYSQHVGDNVASSSGSNVRSFFIGMGFLPALVDKVIQEKGEDDADLLLETLTEYSDTQKANSQSSGYLNSLFVDKDASNYPQIANYIQPKEEPDVDVFDEDLIDKRASLLMMNFSVDEVEFALDKLGEDAPINELVDFITAAQIAEKLEEESEDSLSCEEENDQNATNETLFGTMEKTLSLLEMGFSENEVSIAIEKFGSDVPITELADAMFTGHLSRSYIESKKLKSAASGSGLIHNVNEREDIKTEDCSTTPVPQSGNINLGESSSKGKRPKEESLDGIPVSNPQMKQSLNEKKLEGKKPKQDHVGNASSFIDPPWLEEKIDPNVIPSFEVPRPVKSNSCKSVNKVVAKPPYFLYGNVVNLPYDGWVKISQFLYGIEPEFVNTQSFSAFNRNEGYVHNLPAENRFHILPKSPLTIQDAIPNTKKWWPSWDPRKQLNCMGSEVLGASKLCARLGNMLADSRGLLSSDQQKYILRQCQISNLIWVGLNKLCLAQPEHWERILGYPSDHTRPLENDLTQRLHLLQQSFQTDTLGYHLSVLKPIYPGGLTMLSVFSGIGGAAISLHRLGIHLKGVVAVETSEAKQKILLNWWQNTGQTGELVIIEDIQKLTSKRLESLIDKLGSIDFVICQNSNMKSTEEDTLPGFDFSLFNEFVRVLQRVRSMMQRRRSS